DNA from Polaribacter sp. NJDZ03:
ATTGATAAAAGATTTTACTGAAGATGAAATTCAATTAAACGAGAAAGTTTTAAAAATTGACGATACTAAAACGGGTATAAAAGTAAGCACCGAAAAATCAGCATTTATTGCTAATGTAGTTGTTTCTACAATTCCACCTCAACTATTAGTGAATTCAGTTTTATTTACTTCAGAATTAGACACAAAGCTCATACAAATTGCAAATAACACACACACCTGGATGAAAGATTCTATAAAATTTGCAATCGTTTATAAAACTCCGTTTTGGAAAGAACAAGGTTTATCTGGTGTTGGGTTTAGTAATATTGGTCCGTTTACAGAAATGTACGATCATTCTAATTTTGAGAATAACCGTTTTGCTTTAATGGGATTTTTAAATGGTGCTTTGTCAAATGAATCAAAAGAAAATAGAGAGAAAAAAATACAAGAACAACTCTTTAAATTCTTTGGTAAAGATGGACTAAACTATCTTTCTTATGAAGAAAAAGTATGGAATAAAGAAGGTCTTTTAAATTTTGAAAACAACAATTTTATCAATCCACATTTTAATAATGGACATTCCGTTTATCAGAAAGAATTTCTAAAAGGTAAATTTATAATTGCTGGTTCAGAAACTTCAACCAGTTACGGTGGTTATATGGAAGGTGCCATTTATAGAGGAAATGAGGTTACAGCACAACTGCAAAATAAATTTCTATAGCTGTTATAATAAATCGAATAACACATCTCTCGTAAAACAATATCAGAAAAAAAAATCTATTACGCTTTACCAGGCATTATAAAACAAAAAAAATCTCAAGCTTTCACTTGAGATTCTATACACTACACATAGTTACTATTTATTTATCAATAGAACCTAAAACACGTTTCATAAAAGTATTTAACGCCTCTTTCTTTGGAGTACCATCTTTTACCATTTTATCAACTTCAAGAGCACCATACATATTAGAAATTATCTCGCCAATAACATCTAATTCGTCATCTTTTAAAGAAGGAACTTCTGTTAAAGCTTCTAAAGTTTCAATTGTTTCTAACACATAATCTTGATCGTTTTCTTCGATAAAATTAGTTAAATGTTTTATTACAGGTAGTTTCATAATTAAACAACTTCGTTTACAAGTTCCTTTAAAACATCTAACTTGTTTGTTTGTGTTTGGTTTACAAGTTTTCCGTCTACAAAAGTGGCAAATGTTGGTAAATTACTAACATCTGCTAATTTTCTGCTTTCAGGAAATTTTTCTGCATCTGCAATTACAAAAACCATCTCTTCATTTTCTGAAGATAATTTTTTAAATTTTGGTTTCATAATTCTACAGTTTCCACACCAAGTTGCAGCATACTGTACTACTACTTTCTTATTGTCAGCAACTATATTTGCTAAATTATCTTGACTTAATTCTTGTACCATATTTTAATATATAATAGGAAAGTAGCCCGTGCTTATTCCCCCGAATTCACACGAACATTTTCCTTTTAACAAATTATTTTTTAGTTAGATGCTAAATATGCAGCTGTTCCTTTTGCATTAGGAGCCATTGCTTCTTTACCTTCTTCCCAGTTTGCAGGACAAACCTCTCCATGAGATTGTACGTGCGCATAAGCATCAATTAAACGTAAAAATTCATTTACATTTCTACCAACTGGCATGTGATTAATACCTTCATGAAAAACAGTTCCTTCTTCATCAATTAAATAAGTAGCTCTATAAGTTACATTATCTCCTTCTACTTGAATTGTTTGTGAAGCTTCATCAAAAGTTTCATTCGTAATATCTAAAATACCTAAGATAGATGATAAGTTTCTGTTACTATCTGCTAAAATTGGATATGTAACACCTTCTATACCTCCATTATCTTTAGAAGTACTTAACCATGCAAAGTGAACTTCTGGAGTATCACAAGAAGCACCAATTACAATAGTATTTCTTTTTTCAAATTCTCCTAAAGCTGCTTGAAAAGCATGTAACTCTGTAGGACAAACAAATGTAAAATCTTTTGGGTACCAGAACAATAACACTTTCTTTTTGTTATTTACTGCTTCTTCCAATACGTTTAACTTAAACGTATCTCCCATTTCATTCATTGCGTCTACATTTAAATCTGGGAATTTTTTTCCAACTGCTGTTGCCATTCTATATAAATTTTATAATTATTAATGTTCTAATTTTTACTGGTACAAAGATAAAAATAAAGAAAAAAAAAAGTAGAAATTATAATGGTAACTTTTGATATCACTATAACTATTTACTATACTTAGAAGAACTGTAAATAGATTAACGCTATACTAAATATTCTGTATTAAAAAATAATGCTTTTAAAAAAAATCATATTTATAGTTTTTAACTATTTAAATATAAAAACAATAGATAAAATTTATTTGAAAACATGTTGTAGTTTTGTCGAAAATTAAAACATAAAATTTAAAATATATACATAATGGAAAACTTAAAAGATACTTCTGGCGATATTTCTAAATGTCCTTTTCACGGAGGAAATACTACGAATGAAACAAATAACGACTGGTGGCCTAATTCTTTAAATTTAGATATTTTACATCAGCATGACACAAAAGTAAACCCACTTGGTGAAGACTTTAATTATCATGAAGCGTTAAAAAGCTTAAATATTGATGCTTTAAAAGAAGATGTAACAAAATTAATGACTGATAGTCAGGATTGGTGGCCAGCAGATTGGGGGCACTATGGAGGATTAATGATTCGTTTATCTTGGCACTCTGCAGGCTCTTACAGAGTTAGTGATGGACGTGGTGGTGGTGGTGGCGGAAACCAACGTTTTGCGCCTTTAAATTCTTGGCCAGACAATGCTAGTTTAGACAAAGCAAGACGTTTACTTTGGCCGATTAAGAAAAAATATGGAAACAAATTAAGTTGGGCAGATTTAATCATTTTGGCTGGCACCATTGCTTATGAATCTATGGGTTTAAAAACATATGGTTTTGCATTTGGTAGGCCAGATATTTGGCAACCAGAAAAAGATACCTATTGGGGTAATGAAAAAGAATGGTTAGCACCAAGTGATGAGCGTTATAATGATGTAGAAGATCCTAGCACAATGGAAAACCCATTAGCATCTGTACAAATGGGATTAGTTTATGTAAACCCAGAAGGTGTTAACGGTAAATCTAACCCTGCAAAAACAGCGCTACATATTAGAGAAACTTTTGCTCGTATGGCAATGGATGATGAAGAAACAGCGGCTTTAACTGCGGGAGGTCATACAGTTGGTAAAGCACACGGAAATGGAGATGCTAGTAAATTAGGCCCAGAACCAGAAGCAGCCCCTACAGAAAACCAAGGTTTAGGTTGGTCTAACCCTACCAGATCTGGTGTTGGTAGAGATACGGTAACAAGTGGAATAGAAGGTGCATGGACTACAGAACCTACAAAATGGGATAATGGTTATTTCGACCTTTTGTTTGGTTATGAGTGGGAATTAACAAAAAGTCCGGCAGGAGCTACACAATGGGCACCGATTAATATTAAAGAAGAAGATAAACCGGTAGATGTAGAAGATCCTTCTATTCGTTTGAATCCTATGATGACGGATGCAGATATGGCCATGAAAGTAGATCCTATTTATCGTAAAATCTGTGAGAAATTCAGTAAAGATCACCAATATTTTTCTGAAACGTTTGCACGTGCTTGGTTTAAGTTAACGCACAGAGATATGGGACCAAAAGTTAGATATTACGGTCCGGATGTACCTTCTGAAGATTTAATTTGGCAAGATCCAATTCCTAAAGGAAAGAAAGAATATGACGTAAACCTAGTTAAGGAAAAAATTTCAAATACCGATTTAACGATACCAGAATTAGTTGCTACTGCTTGGGATAGCGCAAGGACTTATAGAGGTTCTGATATGCGTGGAGGAGCAAATGGTGCTCGTATTCGTTTAGCTCCTCAAAAAGATTGGGCTGGTAATGAACCAGAAAGATTAAACAAAGTTTTAGGTATTTTAACTCCTATAGCCACAGAATTTGGAATTAGTATTGCTGATACCATTGTTTTAGCGGGTAATGTTGGTGTAGAAAAAGCAATTAAAAATACAGGTTTTAATACCACTGTTCCTTTTACTGCTGGTCGTGGAGATGCTACAGATGAAATGACAGATGCAGCCTCTTTTGAACCTTTAGAGCCAATTGCAGACGGATATAGAAACTGGTTAAAGCAAGAGTACATTGTTAGTCCGGAAGAATTGATGTTAGATAAAACACAACTTTTAGGTTTAACTGCTCCAGAAATGACAATTTTAATTGGAGGAATGAGAGTTCTAGGTACTAATTACGACGGAACTAAACATGGCGTTTTTACAGATAATGAAGGTGCTTTAACCAATGATTTCTTTGTAAATTTAACAGATATGGGAAATACTTGGAATTCTGTTGGTGCAGGTTTATATGAAATTAGAGACCGTAAAACGGATACTTTTAAATGGTCTGCAACCAGTGTAGATTTAGTATTTGGTTCTAACTCTATTTTACGCTCTTACGCGGAAGTATATGCGCAAGATGATAATAAAGAAAAATTTGTAAATGCATTTGTAAAAGCTTGGACAAAAGTGATGAATGCTGATAGATTTGATGTTAAATAATTAATTTTAAAAAAGAGGCTGGCTAAAAAGCACGTTTTTTTGTCAATCTGAATTTATTTCAGATTCTTATGAAGATTGAATTTCAGTAAGTTAAAATACTGAAACAAATTCAGCATGACAAGATTTAATGCTTTTTAAACAGTCTCTTATAATAAACACACTACTTATGAATATTTTAAATACTTTTTTTGAAGCAATTCAATCTGCAAATATCGATGTAATAGAAACACTTTTAAAAAGGTTTCCAGAATTGGCAAATAGACTAGATAAAAGAGGTTTTACACCATTAGTTTTTGCAACCTATTTTAATAAAATAGAAATTGCAGAAGCCCTTATTAATAAAAAGGCAAATGTAAATTATAGTGATGCAAAAGGAAACACTGCATTATTAGGTGTTGCTTTTAAAGGAAATACTGATATAGCAGCACTCCTTTTAAAAAATAATGCAAATATTAACGTACAAAATAATCTTGGTTATACACCTTTAATTTTTGCAACCATGTATAATCAACCAAAAATGGTGGCATTTTTATTGAAACAAAATGCAGATTTATCTCTTAAAGACAAAGAAAACAAATCTGCCTTAGATATTGCAAAATCAAAAGGTTTTACAGAAATTATTAGCTTATTAGAAACTACGTAAGCTACTTACTTGCAAACATCTTAATATCGTTTGCAGAGACTTCTTTTTCTCCTAAAATAATTAAACGCTCTACTACATTTCTTAATTCTCGTATATTACCTGTCCAATCATATTCTTGTAATAACTTTATGGCAGCAGATGAAAATGCTTTTTTAGGAGTTCCTTGTTCTACAGAAATTTTATCAGTAAAAAAATCCACTAATAACGGAATATCTTCTCTTCTATCATTTAAAGATGGAACTTGAATTAAGATAACCGCTAACCTGTGGTATAAATCTTCTCTAAATCTACCTTCTTCTATTTCAACTTTAAGGTTTTTATTAGTCGCAGCAACAATTCTAACATTTACTTTAATATCTCTATCAGAACCAACACGCTGAATTTTATTTTCTTGCAAAGCACGTAATACTTTTGCTTGTGCAGACAAACTCATATCCCCTATTTCATCTAAAAAAATAGTTCCCCCGTTTGCTGCTTCAAACTTACCTGCCCTGTCTTTATTTGCTCCGGTAAAAGAACCTTTTACATGACCAAATAATTCACTTTCTATTAATTCTGATGGAATAGCAGCACAGTTTACCTCTATTAAAGAACCTTTAGATCTATCAGATTTTTCGTGCAACCAATGTGCAACCAATTCTTTTCCTGTTCCATTAGGTCCGGTTACTAAAACTCTTGCATCTGTTGGTGCTACTTTTTCAATCATCTCTTTTATCTGAGAAATTGCAGCACTTTCACCAATCATTTCATAGTTTTTACTAACCTTCTTCTTCAACCTTTTATTTTCTACAATCAATACTTTTTTATCTAAAGCATTTCTAACTGTATTTAAAAGTCTATTTAAATCTGGTGGTTTAGAAATATAATCAAAAGCACCTA
Protein-coding regions in this window:
- a CDS encoding ankyrin repeat domain-containing protein encodes the protein MNILNTFFEAIQSANIDVIETLLKRFPELANRLDKRGFTPLVFATYFNKIEIAEALINKKANVNYSDAKGNTALLGVAFKGNTDIAALLLKNNANINVQNNLGYTPLIFATMYNQPKMVAFLLKQNADLSLKDKENKSALDIAKSKGFTEIISLLETT
- a CDS encoding peroxiredoxin, yielding MATAVGKKFPDLNVDAMNEMGDTFKLNVLEEAVNNKKKVLLFWYPKDFTFVCPTELHAFQAALGEFEKRNTIVIGASCDTPEVHFAWLSTSKDNGGIEGVTYPILADSNRNLSSILGILDITNETFDEASQTIQVEGDNVTYRATYLIDEEGTVFHEGINHMPVGRNVNEFLRLIDAYAHVQSHGEVCPANWEEGKEAMAPNAKGTAAYLASN
- a CDS encoding co-chaperone YbbN; this translates as MVQELSQDNLANIVADNKKVVVQYAATWCGNCRIMKPKFKKLSSENEEMVFVIADAEKFPESRKLADVSNLPTFATFVDGKLVNQTQTNKLDVLKELVNEVV
- a CDS encoding sigma-54 dependent transcriptional regulator, encoding MSKILIIEDEAAIRRVLTKIISEENETYHVEEAEDGLLGIEMIMNNDYDLVLCDIKMPKMDGVEVLEKAKKIKPEIPIVMISGHGDLDTAVNTMRLGAFDYISKPPDLNRLLNTVRNALDKKVLIVENKRLKKKVSKNYEMIGESAAISQIKEMIEKVAPTDARVLVTGPNGTGKELVAHWLHEKSDRSKGSLIEVNCAAIPSELIESELFGHVKGSFTGANKDRAGKFEAANGGTIFLDEIGDMSLSAQAKVLRALQENKIQRVGSDRDIKVNVRIVAATNKNLKVEIEEGRFREDLYHRLAVILIQVPSLNDRREDIPLLVDFFTDKISVEQGTPKKAFSSAAIKLLQEYDWTGNIRELRNVVERLIILGEKEVSANDIKMFASK
- a CDS encoding FAD-dependent oxidoreductase, whose protein sequence is MKKKIIILGAGISGIYLGYKLKKAGFSIQILEANNRIGGRVYTKKVNDTKVELGATWLWRYNEALLKVCKELNISLFEQNMNGDALFEAESNNLPQRFKVPKNQEISYRIVGGTATILDELIKDFTEDEIQLNEKVLKIDDTKTGIKVSTEKSAFIANVVVSTIPPQLLVNSVLFTSELDTKLIQIANNTHTWMKDSIKFAIVYKTPFWKEQGLSGVGFSNIGPFTEMYDHSNFENNRFALMGFLNGALSNESKENREKKIQEQLFKFFGKDGLNYLSYEEKVWNKEGLLNFENNNFINPHFNNGHSVYQKEFLKGKFIIAGSETSTSYGGYMEGAIYRGNEVTAQLQNKFL
- the katG gene encoding catalase/peroxidase HPI, with the protein product MENLKDTSGDISKCPFHGGNTTNETNNDWWPNSLNLDILHQHDTKVNPLGEDFNYHEALKSLNIDALKEDVTKLMTDSQDWWPADWGHYGGLMIRLSWHSAGSYRVSDGRGGGGGGNQRFAPLNSWPDNASLDKARRLLWPIKKKYGNKLSWADLIILAGTIAYESMGLKTYGFAFGRPDIWQPEKDTYWGNEKEWLAPSDERYNDVEDPSTMENPLASVQMGLVYVNPEGVNGKSNPAKTALHIRETFARMAMDDEETAALTAGGHTVGKAHGNGDASKLGPEPEAAPTENQGLGWSNPTRSGVGRDTVTSGIEGAWTTEPTKWDNGYFDLLFGYEWELTKSPAGATQWAPINIKEEDKPVDVEDPSIRLNPMMTDADMAMKVDPIYRKICEKFSKDHQYFSETFARAWFKLTHRDMGPKVRYYGPDVPSEDLIWQDPIPKGKKEYDVNLVKEKISNTDLTIPELVATAWDSARTYRGSDMRGGANGARIRLAPQKDWAGNEPERLNKVLGILTPIATEFGISIADTIVLAGNVGVEKAIKNTGFNTTVPFTAGRGDATDEMTDAASFEPLEPIADGYRNWLKQEYIVSPEELMLDKTQLLGLTAPEMTILIGGMRVLGTNYDGTKHGVFTDNEGALTNDFFVNLTDMGNTWNSVGAGLYEIRDRKTDTFKWSATSVDLVFGSNSILRSYAEVYAQDDNKEKFVNAFVKAWTKVMNADRFDVK